The proteins below are encoded in one region of Candidatus Firestonebacteria bacterium RIFOXYD2_FULL_39_29:
- a CDS encoding tetraacyldisaccharide 4'-kinase, with amino-acid sequence MKSILAMVYLLGLKIKEALYKLGVLKLKSLQCKVISVGNITAGGTGKTPVTEYVVKQLSKTGKAAILTRGYKRENKAELLDVKPESSPKECGDEAVLLARKTNVPVIAAVNRYKGGLYAIEKYGVQFCVLDDGFQRRHSLYRNLELLVIDASNPFGNGKLLPAGILREKMENLADADMIILTKTNDAVNMKELLAVIQKWNDHAKIAESIYEPYELYNIFDNNDKLPLSSVGGKKVLALSAIGNPKYFGKVISGLNPGSITWLSYPDHYSYSERDIKTINENSSLFDIVITTEKDAVKLELLDKTGLSKKIYALNVELKILKGEKELQDKMNLCGLTSGVSANGIQFIIHAAFIHGVTSVVFCGILAINNI; translated from the coding sequence ATGAAAAGTATTTTGGCTATGGTTTACCTACTGGGGCTTAAAATAAAAGAAGCGCTTTATAAATTGGGCGTACTTAAGCTTAAGAGTTTACAATGCAAAGTCATCAGCGTGGGAAATATTACAGCAGGAGGGACAGGGAAGACTCCTGTAACCGAATATGTGGTAAAACAACTTTCAAAAACAGGAAAAGCGGCAATACTTACCAGAGGTTATAAGCGTGAGAATAAGGCGGAACTTCTCGATGTAAAACCTGAAAGCAGCCCTAAGGAATGCGGGGATGAAGCGGTATTACTGGCAAGAAAAACAAATGTGCCTGTAATTGCCGCGGTTAACAGGTATAAGGGCGGTTTGTACGCAATAGAAAAATATGGCGTGCAGTTTTGTGTTTTAGACGATGGTTTTCAGAGAAGACATTCTCTATATCGCAATCTGGAGCTTCTTGTTATTGATGCTTCAAATCCTTTCGGGAATGGAAAGCTTTTGCCTGCGGGAATTCTAAGGGAAAAGATGGAAAACCTGGCGGATGCGGATATGATAATACTTACAAAAACTAATGACGCCGTTAATATGAAAGAGCTTTTGGCGGTAATTCAAAAATGGAATGATCATGCGAAAATAGCGGAAAGCATTTATGAACCGTATGAACTTTACAATATTTTCGATAACAATGACAAGCTTCCGCTTTCTTCGGTTGGCGGGAAAAAAGTATTGGCTTTGTCTGCAATAGGTAATCCTAAGTATTTTGGAAAAGTTATTTCCGGTCTAAACCCAGGGAGCATAACATGGTTGTCTTATCCTGATCATTATTCATATTCTGAAAGAGATATAAAAACAATAAATGAAAATTCTTCTTTATTCGATATTGTTATAACTACGGAAAAAGACGCAGTTAAGCTTGAGTTACTTGACAAAACCGGATTATCAAAGAAGATCTATGCCTTAAATGTGGAATTAAAAATATTGAAAGGCGAAAAAGAGTTGCAGGATAAAATGAACCTCTGCGGACTTACGTCCGGAGTTTCGGCGAATGGAATTCAATTTATTATTCATGCCGCATTCATCCACGGAGTTACCTCCGTGGTTTTCTGCGGCATACTCGCCATAAATAATATATGA